A window of the Prosthecobacter debontii genome harbors these coding sequences:
- a CDS encoding ketopantoate reductase family protein, whose protein sequence is MSALHPSNEHPRVYILGGGAVGMALAVSLSLAGREVCLVRTRKQAAPTSEWQIVTLTDGHEGRHEVKLRVMSLDALEVLEGLIVVAAKAHSNTAIADALGAKQVRGKIVIMQNGLGVEAVWTSLNVEAIYRCVLYGTGQKTSEEEVLFRFVASSPIGLVRGTATGLEETVAALHTRIFPFHVESKILEQIWSKTILNAVFNSICPLLETDNGVFARDAQVLEMGRQIVGECLVLARCCGVGLTEAALMERLLAISQGSKGVLISTLQDLRCGRQTEMQHLNLELARLAETAQPPVDLGRTALLGRLVLAKARVMESER, encoded by the coding sequence ATGAGTGCGCTCCATCCATCGAACGAACATCCGCGAGTGTATATTTTGGGCGGTGGAGCGGTGGGCATGGCTTTGGCGGTCAGCCTGAGTCTTGCCGGGAGAGAGGTGTGTCTCGTGCGGACCAGGAAGCAGGCAGCGCCCACCTCCGAGTGGCAGATTGTCACACTCACAGACGGGCATGAAGGACGCCACGAAGTCAAACTAAGGGTGATGTCATTGGACGCGCTGGAGGTTTTAGAGGGACTCATCGTCGTGGCTGCCAAAGCTCACTCGAATACCGCCATCGCGGATGCATTGGGCGCTAAACAGGTTCGCGGGAAGATCGTCATTATGCAGAATGGCTTGGGTGTGGAAGCGGTGTGGACTTCCCTCAATGTGGAGGCGATCTATCGGTGCGTGTTGTATGGGACAGGTCAGAAGACCTCTGAAGAGGAGGTGTTGTTTCGTTTCGTCGCATCCTCGCCCATTGGGCTTGTCCGGGGGACTGCCACGGGTCTGGAAGAAACGGTCGCAGCCCTGCATACGCGGATTTTTCCTTTTCATGTCGAGAGTAAGATCCTCGAGCAGATCTGGAGTAAGACGATCCTGAATGCTGTTTTTAACTCCATCTGTCCGTTGCTGGAAACCGACAATGGTGTTTTTGCTCGGGATGCCCAAGTTTTGGAAATGGGGCGGCAGATCGTGGGTGAATGTCTTGTGTTAGCACGGTGCTGCGGTGTGGGCTTAACCGAAGCTGCCTTGATGGAGCGCCTTCTGGCGATCAGCCAGGGTTCGAAAGGCGTTTTGATTTCGACGCTGCAAGATTTGCGCTGCGGCCGACAGACGGAGATGCAGCATCTCAACCTTGAGCTGGCGAGGCTGGCCGAAACTGCCCAGCCGCCGGTGGACTTGGGACGAACGGCCTTGTTAGGCAGATTGGTCTTGGCCAAAGCGCGAGTGATGGAAAGCGAGAGGTGA
- a CDS encoding cytochrome c oxidase assembly factor Coa1 family protein, whose product MNTEPPPFGDPTNIQRENAAAVRKGFAMGCGGCLAIILAAILFGAGIFGIVLYAIRSSDPVQMTLQAANQSAELKEELGEPITMGWFMLGSISTENDHGVADLSLSLAGPDGNADVHVQGEKKEGTWYFSKMEAITPLGKQVDLRKESAVPAIK is encoded by the coding sequence ATGAACACCGAACCGCCTCCTTTTGGTGACCCGACTAACATTCAGCGTGAAAACGCAGCGGCAGTGCGCAAGGGCTTTGCCATGGGCTGCGGAGGCTGTCTCGCGATCATCTTGGCTGCCATTCTCTTTGGAGCCGGGATCTTTGGCATTGTCCTTTATGCGATCCGCTCTTCCGATCCGGTGCAGATGACGCTGCAAGCCGCCAATCAGTCGGCCGAGCTGAAAGAAGAGCTCGGAGAGCCCATCACCATGGGCTGGTTCATGCTCGGAAGCATCAGCACGGAGAATGACCATGGGGTGGCCGATCTCTCACTCAGTCTCGCAGGCCCCGACGGCAATGCCGACGTCCACGTCCAAGGCGAAAAGAAAGAAGGCACCTGGTACTTCTCCAAAATGGAGGCCATCACCCCCTTGGGCAAACAGGTGGATTTGCGGAAAGAATCTGCCGTGCCTGCGATCAAGTGA
- the queC gene encoding 7-cyano-7-deazaguanine synthase QueC, whose translation MSKAIILLSGGLDSTVALYWARQHHEVVGAVSFDYGSKHNDKEIVLALWHCSQLDIPHDTVALPFVNDLFQSDLLKSGGSIPEGHYADDNMKRTVVPFRNGIMLAIACGIAESRNVDALVIAAHSGDHAIYPDCREPFMKAIGDAMREGTYARTELMRPFIDKNKTDIVRLGHELGVDFGRTWSCYKGEDLQCGVCGTCVERRESFMRAGVPDPTVYQNEGPLPQPVALT comes from the coding sequence ATGTCGAAAGCTATCATCCTCCTCAGCGGCGGTCTGGATTCCACCGTTGCGCTCTATTGGGCCCGCCAGCACCATGAGGTGGTGGGTGCGGTGAGCTTTGATTATGGCTCCAAGCATAACGACAAAGAGATCGTTTTAGCCTTGTGGCATTGCTCGCAACTCGACATCCCGCATGACACAGTAGCGCTGCCATTTGTGAATGACCTTTTCCAATCTGACCTGCTGAAAAGCGGCGGCAGCATCCCTGAGGGGCACTACGCGGACGATAATATGAAACGCACCGTGGTCCCTTTCCGCAATGGCATCATGCTGGCCATCGCCTGCGGGATTGCGGAATCCCGCAATGTGGATGCCCTGGTGATCGCCGCGCACTCAGGTGACCACGCGATTTACCCCGATTGTCGAGAGCCCTTCATGAAGGCGATTGGTGATGCCATGCGCGAGGGGACCTATGCGCGGACCGAACTCATGCGTCCCTTCATTGATAAGAACAAAACAGACATCGTCCGTCTCGGGCATGAGCTGGGAGTGGACTTTGGCAGAACCTGGAGTTGCTACAAAGGGGAGGATCTGCAATGCGGCGTCTGCGGCACCTGTGTGGAGCGGCGGGAATCCTTTATGAGAGCAGGGGTGCCAGACCCCACCGTTTATCAAAACGAAGGACCGCTGCCGCAGCCCGTGGCGCTCACTTGA
- the queF gene encoding preQ(1) synthase has protein sequence MSDPLTADITLLGRSEHKLPASPDEAALETFPNRTPGRNYTIHLSAPDFSSLCPVTGQPDAAHLEILYIPNERCVETKSLKFYLASYRNHASFNEVIVNRVLDDLVQACAPRQVIVRGRFVSRGGIQLTCEARYPNPETTLEWPVASLSTH, from the coding sequence ATGTCCGACCCCCTGACCGCAGACATCACCCTCCTGGGCCGTTCTGAGCACAAGCTACCTGCCTCTCCCGACGAAGCCGCTCTGGAGACTTTCCCTAACCGCACCCCTGGCCGTAACTATACCATCCACCTGAGTGCCCCGGATTTCAGCTCGCTGTGCCCCGTGACGGGTCAACCCGATGCCGCCCATTTGGAGATTCTTTACATTCCGAATGAGCGCTGCGTGGAAACCAAATCTCTGAAGTTTTATCTCGCCAGCTACCGCAACCACGCCTCGTTCAACGAGGTGATCGTGAATCGCGTCCTGGACGATTTGGTCCAAGCTTGTGCGCCCCGCCAAGTGATCGTGCGCGGGCGTTTCGTTTCGCGCGGAGGTATCCAACTCACCTGTGAGGCCCGCTATCCGAACCCCGAGACTACGCTGGAGTGGCCGGTGGCCTCCCTGAGCACCCATTGA
- a CDS encoding DEAD/DEAH box helicase, whose amino-acid sequence MSSLHGRLQAWIAQSFGKLTEAQELTLPHILAGQSALLSSPTGSGKTLAGFLGVLDHLVRSHEAGRLSDGIHAVYVSPLRALTYDIQKNLMAPLEGMGLTEVIRVGLRTGDTSAAERAKLKRKPPHILLTTPESLAILLPQASWAPWLEQVRFVIVDELHALAENKRGAHLTLSLERMENRRVGQDGRLVRIGLSATAAPLPLLAELLVGKGHSCEIVEARLEKNRRVEVMSPLRRDPYPPAGYTAQRVMQDIAQIVERNRSVIIFCNTRSATESITHRLKNALPKLSEKIEAHHASLDRDVRLEVEDRLKQGELRAVVCSTSLEMGIDIGSVDCVVMISTPKGISRALQRIGRSGHSIHASSHGILVATNVNDLMECVVCAEMTRAVKLDPVRVLEKPLDVLAQHLVGMAMEGGYTREKVCTTVGAAYPFRDLTEEELDRVLNYLEGGGRSLEGQYRENFGKIRWIGDQLAIPSRRVEREYLANIGTIHTEGMVTVLLGKRRLGSVEESFMKGLKVGDIFVLAGRTVRLVETGVAEARVEDAVGRLPTVPAWNANKMPLSSGLAREVASLRTDLAERLGRDADEEIWDWLVERYEISSSNAQAIVKHCHNQLRVSRIPTQDSLLIERFVDDREGREADLVQFFFHTLIGRSANDALSRIIAQRVKEAVGGNAMVTIDDYGFLLALKSFQDLGLEDWKLLFSPQDAEACMQTALQQSELVKWNFRGVAQTGLMISRNRPGQERKIKQLRWSTEILFRVLSEHEPDHPMLTQAYREATHTFLDLPRAMAYLERAALLDWHLVDVPVVSPFSFGIYASKIREGMMLEDPEEAIERLWREYEKKVGLG is encoded by the coding sequence TTGTCCTCACTGCACGGTCGGTTGCAGGCGTGGATAGCGCAGTCATTTGGAAAACTAACCGAGGCCCAAGAACTCACCTTACCCCACATCCTGGCGGGTCAGTCGGCATTGCTGTCATCTCCCACGGGGAGTGGTAAGACCTTGGCCGGTTTCCTCGGGGTGTTGGATCACCTCGTGAGGTCTCATGAGGCCGGCAGGTTGAGCGATGGTATTCATGCAGTCTATGTCTCCCCCCTGAGGGCTTTGACTTATGACATTCAAAAGAACCTGATGGCTCCCTTGGAAGGGATGGGGCTGACAGAAGTCATTCGTGTGGGATTACGAACCGGGGATACGTCTGCTGCAGAGAGAGCCAAACTCAAGCGTAAGCCTCCGCACATCCTTCTAACTACACCGGAGAGTTTAGCGATTCTGCTGCCTCAGGCATCTTGGGCTCCTTGGCTCGAACAGGTTCGATTCGTCATTGTCGATGAACTGCATGCGTTGGCGGAAAACAAACGCGGAGCTCACCTAACGTTGAGTTTGGAGAGAATGGAAAATCGCCGGGTCGGTCAGGATGGGCGCTTGGTCCGCATTGGTTTGTCAGCGACAGCGGCACCACTGCCATTGCTCGCTGAGTTGCTGGTGGGGAAGGGACATTCTTGTGAAATCGTCGAAGCACGATTGGAGAAAAATCGCCGGGTGGAGGTGATGTCGCCATTGCGAAGAGATCCTTACCCGCCTGCGGGGTACACTGCGCAACGGGTGATGCAGGACATCGCTCAGATTGTGGAGCGGAACCGGAGTGTCATTATCTTTTGCAATACACGCAGTGCCACGGAAAGCATCACGCATCGGCTGAAAAACGCCCTGCCCAAATTGTCTGAAAAGATCGAGGCCCATCATGCCTCCTTGGATCGTGATGTGCGATTGGAAGTGGAGGATCGTCTGAAGCAGGGAGAGCTGCGGGCGGTTGTTTGTAGCACGAGCCTGGAGATGGGCATTGATATTGGCAGTGTGGACTGTGTGGTGATGATCTCAACCCCCAAGGGCATCAGCCGAGCGCTCCAACGAATTGGCCGAAGCGGGCATAGCATTCACGCCTCCAGTCACGGCATTTTGGTGGCTACGAACGTGAATGATCTGATGGAGTGCGTGGTGTGTGCGGAGATGACCCGAGCGGTCAAGCTGGACCCGGTGCGGGTGCTGGAAAAGCCCTTGGACGTGTTGGCTCAGCACCTGGTGGGTATGGCCATGGAGGGAGGTTACACGAGGGAAAAAGTATGCACCACCGTGGGGGCTGCTTACCCTTTTAGAGACCTCACCGAAGAGGAGTTGGACCGTGTCTTGAACTACCTCGAAGGTGGCGGACGGTCGCTGGAGGGACAGTACCGAGAGAATTTTGGCAAGATCAGGTGGATTGGCGACCAACTCGCCATTCCAAGCCGCCGAGTCGAGCGTGAGTATCTGGCGAACATCGGCACCATCCACACGGAGGGGATGGTCACGGTGTTGTTAGGCAAGCGGCGGCTGGGATCGGTGGAGGAATCCTTCATGAAGGGGTTGAAGGTCGGAGATATCTTTGTCCTGGCGGGTCGCACAGTGAGGTTGGTGGAGACGGGGGTGGCGGAGGCGCGTGTGGAGGATGCGGTGGGTCGGTTGCCCACCGTTCCTGCCTGGAACGCGAACAAAATGCCCTTGAGCTCGGGTTTAGCTCGTGAGGTCGCCAGTCTGCGGACAGATTTAGCGGAGAGGTTAGGTCGCGATGCCGATGAAGAAATCTGGGATTGGCTTGTGGAGCGTTACGAAATCTCCAGCAGCAATGCTCAGGCGATCGTCAAGCATTGTCATAACCAGCTTCGTGTTTCACGCATTCCGACGCAGGACAGCCTTCTTATCGAGCGGTTCGTGGATGACCGAGAGGGAAGAGAGGCAGATCTGGTGCAGTTCTTTTTTCATACGCTCATCGGTCGCAGTGCCAATGATGCGTTGAGTCGGATCATCGCTCAGCGCGTTAAAGAAGCGGTGGGAGGCAATGCGATGGTCACCATCGACGATTACGGTTTTCTGCTCGCGCTGAAATCTTTTCAAGACCTTGGTTTGGAAGACTGGAAGCTGCTGTTTAGTCCCCAGGATGCGGAGGCCTGCATGCAGACGGCACTTCAGCAGAGTGAACTGGTGAAGTGGAATTTTCGTGGGGTGGCGCAAACTGGTCTAATGATCTCGCGCAACCGTCCAGGGCAGGAGCGGAAGATCAAGCAACTGCGATGGAGCACGGAAATCCTGTTTCGAGTGCTCTCTGAACACGAGCCGGATCATCCCATGCTGACGCAGGCCTACCGAGAGGCCACCCATACTTTTTTAGATCTGCCACGAGCGATGGCCTACCTGGAGAGAGCAGCGTTGCTGGACTGGCATCTGGTGGATGTGCCTGTCGTGAGTCCTTTCTCCTTCGGCATTTACGCCAGTAAGATTCGGGAGGGAATGATGCTGGAAGATCCCGAGGAGGCGATCGAGCGATTGTGGCGGGAATACGAAAAGAAGGTGGGGCTGGGATAG